The following coding sequences are from one Qingrenia yutianensis window:
- a CDS encoding response regulator transcription factor codes for MNKIRVIVCEDIKGIRKHIVSALNADEEIEVVGEAESGKECIELTRRVETDIILMDIQMEYETAGIDAIREICEEKPGVKIIVLTAYDKNELILEAYYTGASDYIIKSADAVDICKNIKRVYETQDFVGPLIAKNLRAEFVRMKKSEETLMFFIHKFSTLTQTEKEILKLLYQGYTKKQISQMRFIEVSTIKVHVKHILKKLSFPTISNLVSFLKKIKIYENFNL; via the coding sequence ATGAATAAAATCCGCGTTATAGTTTGTGAGGATATAAAGGGAATACGAAAGCATATTGTTTCGGCGCTGAATGCTGACGAAGAAATCGAGGTTGTCGGCGAGGCAGAAAGCGGCAAAGAATGTATAGAACTTACACGTCGCGTTGAAACGGATATTATTCTTATGGATATACAAATGGAATATGAAACGGCAGGAATTGATGCAATAAGGGAAATTTGCGAGGAAAAACCTGGTGTTAAAATAATTGTTCTCACCGCATACGACAAAAACGAACTTATTTTGGAGGCATATTACACCGGTGCTTCAGATTATATTATTAAATCCGCCGATGCGGTCGATATTTGCAAAAATATTAAAAGAGTGTACGAAACACAGGATTTTGTGGGCCCGCTTATCGCAAAAAATTTGCGGGCAGAGTTTGTTCGTATGAAAAAGAGCGAGGAAACACTTATGTTTTTTATTCATAAGTTTTCCACTCTCACACAGACGGAAAAGGAAATCTTAAAGCTTCTCTATCAGGGTTACACAAAAAAGCAGATTTCGCAAATGAGGTTTATTGAGGTTTCCACAATAAAGGTACACGTCAAGCATATTTTAAAAAAGTTAAGCTTTCCTACCATCAGCAACCTGGTAAGCTTTTTGAAAAAAATAAAAATATACGAAAACTTCAATCTATAA
- a CDS encoding sensor histidine kinase produces MTIAMIFVLIFTAVLLTLKAKNKLSFVFGAGFFAVDLLILSLAIYTMRISNYRYFFQIEFYIMKYLGKIRISFYDTKYLMLISIIAFLTVMMYFYIDGASNKFYLSTRCIIVSVYALSALLFVYVNSNSFAENIYLRKHYSASAESLTAISLIEKIADNYSYVYILAVCVLPYIRYIKEYRTTKMFYRQNYIVSLMLSVFLLQSMFLTILFVSPLRYFLTTSNLCNVEGVAYNIIRELDYYILFIIIAFLTLLGFLFVKSYVLCEVNIFKNKYRHKRKKIVLKDVRHVFHTFKNLMALFLVLDNNAINNYGSDEGMESLVEIKTNILSFSERMNRILDIFNYTVGDCTYVNVFDCVLDAAGKIQVSKNIRVNVEINCADGIVYGDRTELTEIFYNLMANSAEATGKDGIITAAVHSEGKWICISVRDNGCGIDKKMMKRLFKPFASTKKTFNNWGIGLSHVKDVVDAHFGFINVKSKPNEFTEFQIILPNHRRGGKNTDE; encoded by the coding sequence ATGACCATTGCAATGATTTTTGTTTTAATATTTACCGCAGTACTTTTGACTCTGAAAGCAAAAAACAAGTTAAGCTTTGTTTTCGGTGCAGGGTTTTTTGCGGTTGATTTGCTGATTTTGTCACTTGCAATTTATACTATGCGCATAAGCAATTATAGATATTTTTTTCAGATTGAATTCTACATTATGAAGTATCTCGGCAAAATCCGTATAAGCTTTTACGACACAAAATATCTTATGCTTATATCCATAATTGCGTTTTTGACGGTTATGATGTATTTTTATATAGATGGGGCATCAAATAAATTTTATCTATCCACACGATGCATTATTGTATCGGTATATGCTCTGTCGGCATTATTGTTTGTATATGTCAATTCAAACTCATTTGCCGAAAATATATATTTGCGGAAGCATTACTCAGCGAGCGCCGAAAGCCTTACGGCAATATCACTTATAGAAAAAATTGCAGACAACTATTCATATGTTTATATTCTGGCCGTCTGCGTTTTGCCTTATATACGGTACATAAAGGAATACCGAACAACAAAAATGTTTTATCGACAGAACTATATTGTTTCGCTTATGCTTTCGGTATTTCTGCTGCAAAGTATGTTTTTGACAATACTGTTTGTAAGCCCGCTGCGATATTTTCTTACAACATCAAATTTATGCAATGTGGAGGGTGTGGCATACAACATAATACGGGAGCTTGATTATTATATACTTTTTATAATAATTGCTTTTCTTACCTTGCTGGGATTTTTGTTTGTTAAATCTTATGTTTTGTGTGAGGTTAATATTTTTAAAAACAAATACCGCCATAAACGAAAAAAAATAGTGCTTAAAGATGTAAGACACGTTTTTCATACCTTTAAAAATCTTATGGCACTGTTTTTGGTACTGGACAACAATGCGATAAACAACTATGGTTCGGATGAGGGTATGGAAAGCCTTGTGGAAATAAAAACAAACATACTTTCGTTTTCTGAAAGAATGAACAGAATTCTCGATATTTTTAACTATACTGTCGGAGACTGCACCTATGTGAACGTGTTCGACTGCGTGCTTGATGCTGCGGGAAAAATTCAGGTTTCAAAAAATATAAGGGTTAATGTTGAAATAAATTGTGCCGACGGAATTGTTTACGGCGACAGAACGGAACTCACCGAGATTTTTTATAATCTTATGGCAAATTCGGCAGAAGCAACCGGAAAAGACGGTATTATAACTGCGGCAGTGCATTCAGAGGGAAAGTGGATTTGCATATCGGTGCGCGACAACGGATGCGGAATAGATAAAAAAATGATGAAACGGCTTTTTAAGCCGTTTGCATCCACAAAAAAGACATTCAACAACTGGGGGATAGGTTTGTCACATGTGAAAGATGTGGTAGATGCACATTTCGGATTTATAAACGTAAAGAGTAAGCCGAATGAGTTTACGGAATTTCAGATAATTCTGCCTAATCACCGCAGGGGAGGAAAAAATACAGATGAATAA